In the Lascolabacillus massiliensis genome, one interval contains:
- a CDS encoding alpha/beta hydrolase: MSHILDIKYGGVSVNEADKAIIMLHGRGGKAEDILSISQYLELPGFALVAPQATNSTWYPYSFLAPIEENEPWLSSAIDIVGKTFEELLNHGFTAENIYFLGFSQGACLTLEYTARNAQRYGGIVAFTGGLIGDEIDPAKYKGDFEQTPVMLSTGDPDAHVPVDRVLSTSGFFKEMNASVTEKVFPGKVHSVSMKEIEIANNLIFGQK; encoded by the coding sequence ATGTCACATATACTTGATATAAAATATGGTGGAGTATCGGTTAATGAGGCTGATAAAGCTATAATTATGCTTCATGGAAGAGGAGGAAAAGCAGAAGATATCCTCTCGATATCACAATATCTTGAACTTCCCGGTTTTGCACTCGTTGCTCCACAAGCAACAAATAGCACCTGGTATCCCTATTCTTTTCTTGCACCAATAGAAGAAAATGAGCCATGGCTATCATCAGCTATCGATATTGTTGGTAAGACATTTGAAGAGTTGCTGAATCATGGTTTCACTGCAGAAAATATCTATTTTCTCGGATTCTCTCAGGGAGCCTGTCTCACTTTGGAGTACACAGCTCGTAATGCACAGCGTTATGGAGGAATTGTAGCCTTTACAGGAGGATTGATAGGAGATGAAATTGATCCTGCAAAATATAAAGGAGATTTTGAACAAACACCTGTTATGCTGAGTACCGGTGATCCAGATGCACATGTGCCTGTTGATCGTGTTCTATCTACTTCAGGTTTCTTTAAAGAGATGAATGCTTCGGTCACTGAAAAGGTTTTCCCTGGCAAAGTGCATTCTGTTTCAATGAAAGAGATTGAAATTGCAAATAATTTGATTTTTGGTCAGAAATAG
- a CDS encoding ring-cleaving dioxygenase, which yields MKTDILGLHHVTAISNSAQGNFDFYTNVLGLRLVKKTVNFDDPGTYHFYFGDEQGTPGTIITFFPWEGIGKGVNGAGMATHTAYSVPSGSFDFWKSRLQSFGIESQESVIFNEKVLSFNDPDGMQLQLVIPEKNDDREPWTTDQIGKEVAIRGFHTVTLTLWSAGPTASVLTDILGYTQIKHEGNRYRFAVDTVNNANYIDILEDSEAPGGRNAGGTNHHIAFRVKDDNILMEVRKRVTEAGLQITPKINRDYFFSLYFREPGGVLFELATDNPGFTVDEPLDKLGSSLRLPKRYESMRDKIESVLPDLK from the coding sequence ATGAAAACAGATATATTAGGGCTGCATCATGTAACTGCAATATCCAACAGTGCACAAGGCAATTTTGATTTTTACACAAATGTACTTGGCCTCAGACTTGTAAAAAAGACTGTAAACTTTGATGATCCCGGTACTTATCATTTCTACTTTGGCGATGAGCAGGGTACTCCCGGCACAATAATAACTTTCTTTCCCTGGGAGGGAATAGGTAAGGGTGTTAATGGTGCCGGAATGGCAACACATACTGCCTACTCAGTTCCTTCGGGAAGTTTTGATTTCTGGAAAAGCAGACTCCAGAGTTTTGGAATCGAATCTCAAGAGAGTGTTATCTTTAATGAGAAAGTTTTATCATTTAATGATCCAGACGGAATGCAGTTGCAACTTGTAATTCCTGAAAAAAATGATGACAGAGAGCCGTGGACAACGGATCAGATTGGGAAAGAGGTTGCTATAAGAGGATTTCATACTGTTACTCTTACACTTTGGTCGGCCGGACCAACTGCAAGTGTTCTGACAGATATATTGGGGTACACTCAAATTAAGCATGAAGGCAACAGGTATAGATTTGCAGTTGATACTGTAAATAATGCAAATTATATAGATATTTTAGAGGATAGTGAAGCACCGGGTGGAAGAAATGCCGGTGGAACCAATCATCATATAGCTTTTAGGGTTAAGGATGATAATATCCTTATGGAGGTTAGAAAAAGAGTGACTGAAGCAGGTCTGCAGATTACTCCAAAAATTAATCGCGATTACTTTTTCTCACTCTATTTCAGAGAGCCGGGAGGAGTGTTGTTTGAACTGGCTACCGATAACCCCGGATTTACTGTTGATGAACCACTTGATAAACTGGGCAGTTCTCTAAGGTTACCAAAAAGGTATGAGAGTATGAGGGATAAGATTGAGAGTGTTCTTCCTGATTTAAAATAA
- a CDS encoding aldo/keto reductase codes for MKGDDGKHKISRRAALKYMGIGAAAIPASFYLNSCGKKIKTDQIVPDLTNIPTDKMTYRTLSKAGDRISLLGFGTMRYPTVERETPEGVRRFIDEEKAEQLIDYAMAHGINYYDTAWMYHQGESETFTGKILKKYPRNSFYVSTKLPGSVKSREDAIATYHKQMEKLQVDYFDYYHLHSLSSDSMYERIYKEWGMLDFLLNEKKEGRIRNLGWSFHGDQQLFNKVLAEPVEWDFVMIQMNYLDWKYGYVPAEYMYNKLVERNIPVMIMEPLLGSRLAKVSRAVLEMMQEESPNSTPAQWAFRFAGSHPNVMVVLSGMTLMEHLQENIKTFSPLVQINDKQKDMLLTAADIIRSIKTIPCTDCKYCVPCPYGVDIPGVLLYYNKATWDSNLPNLDGPRDAEFKRSSRAFLTDYNRTIPELEQANHCINCGECEITCPQNIKIPTELLNIDNLVQQLKTT; via the coding sequence ATGAAAGGGGACGATGGAAAACATAAAATCTCGCGAAGAGCAGCCTTAAAATACATGGGAATTGGTGCAGCAGCTATACCAGCAAGCTTTTATCTGAACAGCTGTGGGAAAAAAATAAAAACCGACCAGATCGTTCCGGATTTAACGAACATCCCAACAGATAAAATGACTTATAGAACATTGTCAAAAGCTGGTGACAGGATTTCTCTGTTAGGATTTGGTACAATGCGCTATCCTACAGTGGAAAGAGAGACTCCTGAAGGGGTAAGGAGATTCATTGATGAGGAAAAAGCAGAACAGCTTATCGATTACGCTATGGCACACGGCATTAACTACTATGATACTGCATGGATGTACCACCAGGGTGAATCTGAGACATTTACCGGTAAAATACTGAAAAAATATCCAAGAAACAGTTTTTATGTCTCAACAAAATTACCAGGTAGCGTTAAATCAAGAGAGGATGCAATTGCTACTTATCACAAGCAGATGGAAAAACTTCAGGTAGATTATTTCGATTATTATCACCTGCACAGCCTAAGTAGTGATTCAATGTATGAGCGCATTTATAAAGAATGGGGAATGCTGGATTTCCTGCTGAATGAAAAGAAGGAAGGACGTATACGCAACCTGGGGTGGTCTTTTCACGGAGATCAGCAACTATTTAACAAAGTCCTTGCTGAGCCTGTAGAGTGGGATTTCGTGATGATTCAGATGAACTACCTGGACTGGAAGTATGGGTATGTTCCTGCCGAATATATGTACAATAAACTGGTGGAGAGAAATATTCCGGTAATGATTATGGAACCTCTGCTGGGAAGTCGTCTTGCAAAAGTAAGCCGAGCAGTATTGGAGATGATGCAGGAAGAGAGTCCTAACAGCACACCAGCACAGTGGGCATTTCGTTTTGCAGGTTCACATCCGAATGTTATGGTGGTATTGAGTGGCATGACATTAATGGAACATCTGCAGGAAAATATTAAAACATTCTCTCCTCTTGTTCAGATTAATGATAAACAAAAAGATATGCTACTCACAGCTGCAGATATAATACGTTCCATAAAAACTATCCCATGCACAGATTGCAAATATTGTGTTCCATGTCCATATGGTGTTGATATTCCGGGAGTGCTGCTATATTACAACAAGGCTACCTGGGATAGCAATCTGCCAAATCTGGATGGGCCTCGCGATGCTGAGTTTAAACGTTCATCCAGGGCATTTTTAACAGATTACAACCGTACTATTCCCGAACTGGAGCAGGCAAACCATTGCATTAATTGCGGGGAGTGCGAAATTACCTGTCCTCAGAACATAAAAATACCCACAGAATTACTAAATATAGACAACCTTGTTCAACAATTAAAAACAACCTGA
- a CDS encoding 4Fe-4S binding protein, with translation MLKKIRVALAIAFFIVISLLFLDISGVLNKYFAYFAELQFVPALLSINVVVLILLVLLTFVFGRIYCSIICPTGVYQDIISYFARRIKSKKARRYSYSAAKTILRITILAFFTVGVVAGIGFITAILDPYGSYGRIATELISPVYKSANNLFAKILGDQSYTFTTSQIWIKSIFSLVLASLSLLIIGLLAWRSGRTYCNTFCPVGTILGYISKFSIFKLQIDKTSCTTCGRCARDCKASCIDFKNHTIDYTRCVTCFNCIESCKDGSMSYSLRKRTVEQPFEKIGVLPESSSRRQFLITSLILTASAAELRAQEKKRSMIKFPAVRKERYKRPVPISPPGSLSHENLNSKCTACLLCVNQCPEKIIHPSVNEYGWTAVMQPTLSFERGYCKTDCTVCSDVCPTNAITKFSKEEKTKVALGHAIYIRENCIVVKDDVNCDGCWRICPTDAITRKYRDNGDPYTPPSDQPNANTVDLRLVPVVNKDKCIGCGACEYICPARPLTAIFVKGYKKHRILN, from the coding sequence ATGTTAAAGAAAATAAGAGTTGCTTTGGCAATAGCCTTTTTTATTGTTATTTCATTATTATTTCTCGATATCTCGGGAGTTTTGAACAAGTATTTTGCTTATTTCGCAGAGCTTCAGTTTGTACCTGCTTTGCTATCGATCAATGTTGTTGTACTAATTCTGCTGGTCCTGCTTACTTTTGTTTTCGGCAGGATTTACTGTTCTATTATTTGTCCTACCGGAGTGTATCAGGATATCATCTCTTACTTTGCCAGAAGAATTAAATCCAAAAAAGCACGCCGATACAGCTACTCTGCTGCAAAAACCATATTAAGAATTACAATTCTTGCGTTTTTTACTGTTGGAGTTGTAGCCGGAATAGGCTTTATTACCGCAATATTAGACCCTTACGGATCGTATGGTCGCATAGCGACTGAACTGATCAGTCCTGTATACAAATCAGCAAACAATCTGTTTGCAAAAATACTGGGAGATCAGAGTTATACTTTCACTACTTCTCAGATATGGATTAAGAGCATATTTTCGTTAGTACTGGCCTCACTATCACTTTTAATAATAGGATTACTTGCATGGAGAAGCGGTCGCACCTACTGTAACACTTTCTGTCCCGTTGGTACTATACTTGGATATATAAGCAAATTCTCAATCTTTAAACTCCAAATTGACAAAACATCTTGTACCACATGTGGTAGATGTGCAAGGGATTGCAAGGCATCATGTATAGATTTTAAAAACCATACTATAGACTATACACGATGTGTTACCTGTTTCAACTGTATTGAATCTTGCAAAGATGGAAGTATGAGCTACTCATTAAGAAAAAGAACCGTAGAGCAGCCATTTGAAAAAATAGGCGTTTTACCAGAGAGCTCTTCTCGTCGTCAGTTTCTCATAACTTCACTTATATTAACTGCTTCTGCTGCAGAATTGAGAGCTCAGGAAAAAAAGAGAAGTATGATTAAATTTCCGGCAGTCCGAAAAGAAAGATATAAACGACCTGTTCCCATTTCTCCTCCCGGATCGCTGAGTCATGAAAATCTCAACAGTAAATGCACTGCCTGCCTGTTGTGTGTCAATCAATGCCCTGAAAAAATTATTCACCCATCTGTAAACGAATATGGATGGACAGCTGTTATGCAACCTACTCTTTCTTTCGAACGTGGGTATTGTAAAACAGATTGCACAGTTTGCTCCGATGTTTGTCCAACCAATGCTATTACAAAGTTTTCAAAAGAAGAAAAAACAAAGGTGGCTTTGGGACATGCGATATACATACGTGAGAATTGCATTGTTGTTAAAGATGATGTAAATTGCGACGGTTGCTGGAGAATCTGTCCCACAGATGCTATTACCCGTAAATATCGTGATAACGGAGACCCATATACTCCCCCATCCGATCAACCAAATGCAAATACAGTCGATTTGAGACTTGTTCCTGTAGTGAACAAAGATAAATGTATCGGTTGTGGTGCTTGCGAGTATATCTGCCCTGCTCGTCCACTAACGGCTATATTTGTAAAAGGTTATAAAAAACATCGGATATTGAATTAG
- the mgtE gene encoding magnesium transporter has translation MTNAHTIIHTLIKNEVWTLLKEELTKLDVPAIVTLIERSNELQSTILFRFLPRGKAKQVFQELDPSKQKKIIDGLAQHATLLTNLMNDIEPDDRTALFEELTGKVAQQLMQLMSKENLQITTQLLGYPEDSIGRLMTPKYVAVKSHFTVKETLSHIRRFGVDAETLSVVYVVDQNWKLINDLRIRDILLADPDDKIDDLTKHELIVLSAFDDQETAVHVFKDYNRVALPVVDSSNTLLGIVTVDDILDVAEEEQTEDFHRFVGVKDAIINPVQASVSFIYKKRIGWLMALVLMNIFSGYAMSRFDTVIESMVSLVFFLPLLIDSGGNAGSQSATLMIRSLGKGDVRGRDWVRLLSKELAVALLLGLTMAVGVSVVASWRAPDIIPVVSLTMVLIVVVGSVVGMLLPFVFTRLKLDPATASAPLITTICDISGVLIYFSMAKLYFGM, from the coding sequence ATGACAAATGCTCACACAATTATTCACACGCTAATAAAGAATGAGGTGTGGACTTTGCTCAAAGAGGAGCTTACTAAGTTGGATGTACCTGCAATTGTTACGCTAATCGAGCGAAGCAATGAGCTGCAGTCTACCATCTTATTCCGCTTTCTTCCCAGGGGAAAAGCAAAACAGGTGTTTCAGGAGCTCGATCCTTCCAAACAAAAAAAAATCATCGATGGACTTGCTCAGCATGCAACTCTCCTGACCAACCTGATGAATGATATAGAGCCGGACGACCGAACAGCTCTTTTTGAAGAGTTAACCGGAAAAGTGGCTCAGCAGCTGATGCAGCTTATGAGTAAAGAAAACCTTCAAATAACCACTCAACTTCTTGGCTACCCTGAAGACAGCATTGGACGGTTGATGACTCCAAAGTATGTTGCCGTAAAGTCGCACTTTACTGTAAAAGAAACTCTAAGTCATATTCGCCGATTTGGAGTAGATGCCGAAACCTTAAGCGTGGTTTATGTTGTTGATCAAAACTGGAAACTAATTAACGACCTTCGTATTCGGGATATTTTGCTAGCAGATCCCGATGATAAAATCGATGATCTTACTAAACATGAGTTGATCGTGTTAAGCGCGTTTGATGATCAGGAGACTGCTGTTCATGTTTTCAAGGATTATAATCGTGTAGCCTTGCCGGTTGTAGACAGTTCAAACACCTTGCTCGGTATTGTTACGGTAGATGATATCCTCGATGTGGCAGAAGAGGAACAGACCGAAGACTTCCACCGATTTGTCGGTGTTAAAGACGCTATTATAAACCCTGTACAAGCATCAGTCTCTTTTATCTATAAAAAACGTATCGGATGGCTTATGGCACTGGTTTTAATGAACATATTCTCGGGCTATGCGATGTCGCGTTTCGACACAGTTATAGAATCCATGGTCTCATTAGTGTTTTTTCTACCTCTCCTGATTGATAGTGGCGGAAATGCCGGTTCGCAATCAGCCACGCTAATGATACGGTCGCTTGGAAAGGGTGATGTTCGTGGAAGAGACTGGGTACGCTTATTGAGCAAAGAATTAGCTGTAGCACTTCTGCTTGGTCTTACAATGGCAGTAGGTGTTTCTGTTGTAGCATCTTGGCGTGCTCCGGATATTATTCCGGTTGTATCACTCACAATGGTTCTGATTGTAGTTGTAGGGAGTGTGGTAGGCATGCTATTGCCTTTTGTTTTCACCCGTCTTAAGTTAGACCCTGCCACTGCCAGTGCGCCGTTGATAACAACCATATGCGACATCTCAGGCGTGCTTATTTATTTCTCTATGGCAAAATTGTATTTCGGGATGTGA
- a CDS encoding RecQ family ATP-dependent DNA helicase, which yields METELFHNILKEYWGYTSFRPLQEDIIQSVWEKRDTLGLMPTGGGKSLTFQVPVMAMDGICLVVTPLIALMKDQVDNLRERGIKAAAVYSGMSRDEIITTLENCIFGGYKFLYVSPERLSSDIFLTKLQAMDVCLLVVDESHCISQWGYDFRPSYLKIADIRETLINVPVLALTATATPDVVDDIQEKLRFKEKNVFRTSFLRDNLSYVVRSADNKVGELIHILKSVPGSGIVYVRSRRQTKEIAQTLKKEGLRADYFHAGLSYEDKIFKQNAWKDDECPVIVSTNAFGMGIDKPDVRIVVHMDLPNSPEEYFQEAGRAGRDGKKSYSVILYTKSDSVKLKKRISDTFPEKELIVRVYEALGNYFQVAVGSGAGRAFDFDLIEFCSRFKLPSLQTHHALKILELAGYLEYTDEIDARSKLRFLIYRDDMYSLRLEPITDELLHTIMRSYTGVFSDDIYIDESMLASRIGKTRQEVYDILVNLSKLRYISYVPAKKTPFIIYTSSREDIKFITIPQSVYEERKKRFSKRIHSIIDYAENSDVCRSRMLLVYFGETNSKDCGCCDVCLRKNESGLSNWEYRLIGEKLEEAFKSQTTYRLNELVDSISESETLAISSSETTSFSKQGENNDKIIKVIRFKIDSGELILEDDRISKGKRL from the coding sequence ATGGAAACGGAATTGTTTCACAATATATTAAAAGAGTATTGGGGATACACTTCTTTTCGTCCTCTGCAGGAGGATATTATTCAATCTGTATGGGAAAAGAGAGATACTCTTGGTCTGATGCCTACTGGGGGAGGGAAATCTCTCACATTTCAGGTTCCTGTAATGGCAATGGATGGAATATGTCTTGTTGTGACACCACTTATTGCACTAATGAAAGACCAGGTAGACAATCTCCGTGAAAGAGGAATAAAAGCAGCTGCTGTATACTCTGGAATGTCGAGGGATGAGATTATCACCACCCTCGAAAACTGCATATTTGGAGGCTATAAGTTTCTGTATGTCTCTCCTGAACGTCTCTCTTCCGATATTTTCCTTACAAAGCTGCAGGCCATGGATGTATGTCTGCTTGTAGTTGATGAATCTCACTGTATCTCACAGTGGGGATACGATTTCAGGCCCTCTTACCTTAAAATTGCAGATATCAGGGAAACTCTTATTAATGTTCCTGTACTTGCTCTCACTGCAACAGCCACTCCCGACGTAGTAGATGATATCCAGGAAAAGCTTCGTTTTAAAGAGAAGAATGTTTTCAGAACAAGTTTCCTCAGGGATAACCTCTCTTATGTTGTCAGATCAGCAGACAATAAAGTTGGTGAGCTAATTCATATACTCAAGTCAGTTCCAGGTTCAGGGATAGTCTATGTCAGAAGTAGAAGACAAACCAAGGAGATTGCACAGACTCTTAAAAAGGAAGGGTTAAGGGCAGACTATTTTCATGCAGGTCTTTCTTATGAAGACAAGATTTTTAAGCAAAATGCATGGAAAGATGATGAGTGTCCTGTAATTGTTTCTACCAATGCTTTTGGTATGGGTATAGATAAGCCTGATGTGCGAATAGTTGTTCATATGGACCTTCCCAACTCACCCGAAGAGTACTTCCAGGAAGCAGGTCGTGCCGGCAGAGATGGTAAAAAGTCATACTCAGTCATATTATACACAAAATCAGACAGCGTCAAACTTAAAAAAAGAATTAGTGATACATTTCCTGAAAAAGAGCTTATAGTTCGTGTGTATGAGGCACTTGGAAACTACTTTCAGGTAGCAGTTGGATCAGGTGCAGGCAGAGCGTTCGATTTTGATCTCATAGAATTCTGCAGTCGTTTCAAACTACCCTCACTTCAGACTCATCATGCTTTGAAAATTCTTGAGCTGGCCGGATATCTGGAATATACTGATGAAATTGATGCTCGTTCAAAACTGAGATTTCTCATTTATAGGGATGATATGTATTCTTTGCGACTGGAGCCGATAACTGACGAACTTCTTCACACTATTATGAGAAGTTACACCGGAGTGTTCTCTGACGATATTTATATAGATGAATCTATGCTGGCAAGCAGGATAGGCAAAACACGTCAGGAGGTTTATGATATTCTTGTCAACTTATCAAAGCTGCGCTATATATCTTATGTTCCGGCTAAAAAAACACCATTTATAATCTACACCTCCTCACGTGAGGATATTAAGTTTATTACTATACCTCAATCAGTATATGAAGAACGTAAAAAGCGTTTCAGTAAAAGGATACATTCTATAATTGACTACGCCGAAAACAGTGATGTCTGTCGTAGTCGTATGCTGTTGGTTTATTTTGGAGAAACCAATTCAAAAGACTGCGGTTGCTGCGATGTCTGTCTCAGAAAGAATGAGTCTGGACTTAGCAACTGGGAGTATCGACTGATCGGAGAAAAGCTGGAAGAGGCCTTTAAATCACAAACTACTTATCGTTTAAATGAACTTGTTGATTCTATCTCAGAGTCAGAAACTTTGGCAATATCTTCTTCAGAAACAACATCCTTTAGTAAACAAGGCGAAAACAATGATAAAATAATCAAGGTAATCCGTTTTAAGATCGATTCGGGGGAATTGATCTTGGAGGATGACAGGATTTCGAAAGGAAAACGTTTATGA
- the recJ gene encoding single-stranded-DNA-specific exonuclease RecJ, giving the protein MTYRWNYSTLSDYQKNKKDELAKELNSNPVLAELLINKGIETKEEAMKFLYPSLDDLHDPFLLPDMDKAIRRIEKALGEKERILIYGDYDVDGTTAVALVYKFFRGITNNIDYYIPDRYDEGYGISFQGIDYAVKTGVKLIISLDCGIKALTKVQYAKEKGIDFIIGDHHVPDEKLPDAVAVVDAKRSDSKYPYDELSGCGVGFKIVQAFSQRNGYPFSDIEPLLDLVAVSIASDIVPITGENRIMTHYGLKQLNSNPSFGLRGIIEICGLHRKHITVNDIVFKIGPRINASGRMMNGKEAVDLMLANDMTSAREKSLNIDQYNLDRRELDKKITDEAIDYIDNNLDIENQTCIVLYNETWHKGIVGIVASRLSEKYYRPAVVLTKSSGMISGSARSVPGFDVYKAIESCRDILENFGGHTYAAGLTLREENLPEFRERFKRLSFDGLEPKMMSPQITVDAEITFSQITPDFIEGLKLFNPFGPENENPVFLTRNVTDSGYSKLVGKGQRHIKLDVIDSSVRTPLPGIAFAQHYYYERIKEGKPVDICYTIEENTHGSRSYTQLMVKDIKE; this is encoded by the coding sequence ATGACTTACAGATGGAATTATTCAACCCTATCAGACTACCAAAAAAATAAAAAAGATGAATTAGCGAAAGAATTAAATTCAAATCCCGTTTTAGCCGAACTGCTTATCAATAAAGGCATTGAAACAAAGGAAGAGGCAATGAAGTTTTTATATCCAAGTCTGGATGACCTGCATGACCCTTTCTTACTTCCCGATATGGATAAGGCAATCAGGCGAATCGAGAAAGCTCTTGGAGAGAAAGAGAGAATTCTTATATACGGTGATTACGATGTTGACGGCACAACAGCTGTAGCGTTGGTTTACAAGTTCTTTCGGGGGATAACCAATAATATTGATTATTATATTCCTGACAGGTACGATGAAGGGTACGGCATTTCGTTTCAAGGAATCGATTATGCCGTGAAAACGGGTGTTAAGCTCATAATCTCGCTTGACTGCGGTATAAAAGCATTAACCAAAGTGCAATATGCCAAGGAGAAAGGTATTGATTTTATAATTGGCGACCATCACGTACCTGATGAAAAACTACCCGATGCAGTTGCAGTGGTTGATGCCAAGCGTTCTGACTCTAAATACCCATATGATGAATTATCCGGTTGTGGTGTAGGATTCAAGATTGTTCAAGCTTTCTCTCAAAGAAATGGTTATCCTTTTTCTGATATTGAACCACTTCTGGATCTGGTAGCAGTTAGTATAGCCTCAGATATTGTACCAATTACAGGCGAAAACCGTATTATGACTCATTACGGTTTAAAACAACTTAATTCCAATCCAAGTTTCGGTCTCAGAGGTATAATTGAGATCTGCGGTCTTCACCGCAAACATATTACCGTTAATGATATTGTATTCAAGATAGGTCCCCGCATCAATGCATCAGGCAGAATGATGAACGGAAAAGAGGCTGTTGATCTTATGCTTGCTAATGATATGACATCAGCAAGGGAAAAGAGTCTAAATATAGACCAATATAATCTTGACCGTCGCGAACTGGATAAAAAAATCACAGATGAGGCTATTGACTATATTGATAATAATCTTGATATTGAAAATCAAACTTGTATTGTTTTATATAACGAAACATGGCATAAGGGTATTGTTGGGATTGTCGCTTCCAGACTGAGTGAGAAATATTATCGACCTGCCGTAGTCCTGACAAAATCAAGTGGTATGATTTCCGGTTCTGCGCGCTCAGTACCTGGTTTTGATGTATATAAAGCGATAGAATCTTGTCGCGATATACTTGAAAACTTCGGTGGACATACATATGCAGCAGGTCTTACACTCCGGGAGGAAAACCTGCCGGAGTTCAGGGAGCGTTTTAAAAGACTGTCATTCGACGGTCTCGAACCAAAGATGATGTCTCCACAAATTACTGTAGATGCAGAGATTACATTCTCACAGATCACACCTGATTTCATTGAAGGACTTAAACTGTTTAATCCGTTTGGTCCTGAAAATGAGAATCCTGTTTTCCTTACCAGGAACGTTACTGATTCAGGATACAGCAAGCTTGTAGGTAAAGGACAGCGTCATATTAAGCTCGATGTAATAGACAGTTCAGTCAGAACACCTCTGCCAGGTATTGCTTTCGCACAACACTACTATTATGAACGTATAAAAGAGGGAAAACCTGTAGATATCTGCTATACAATTGAGGAGAATACACACGGCAGCAGATCATACACACAGTTAATGGTTAAAGATATAAAAGAGTAG